A single genomic interval of Spirosoma linguale DSM 74 harbors:
- a CDS encoding domain of unknown function DUF1731 (PFAM: domain of unknown function DUF1731; NAD- dependent epimerase/dehydratase~KEGG: hch:HCH_04768 nucleoside-diphosphate sugar epimerase), with product MKNNHQQTHHILITGGNGLVGNSLTQALLREGHRVSHLSRTPSIIADVTTYGWNVVNQQIDARCLDGVDTIIHLAGADIADETWTPARKLEISRSRTESIRLLYRLMRERPHAVKSVISASGIAFYGDRSDEILTEQSHPSPDFLGTVCQEWESAVGEGKALGLRVVIFRTGVVLTKEGGALASLVPMIQSGFGATIGSGRQWVPWIHLQDVVGLYGLAVRDSSLAGVFNQTAPGLLTNRHFMEALARHFHKRLWMPSIPAFMLKLMMGERSAFVLNSARAVPPEQLRQEYRYLYPTLDQALSDIYA from the coding sequence ATGAAGAACAACCACCAACAAACCCACCATATCTTAATAACCGGCGGCAATGGCCTGGTTGGCAATTCGTTAACCCAGGCCTTGCTCCGGGAAGGGCACCGGGTTAGCCACCTGAGCCGTACCCCATCCATCATTGCTGACGTCACAACCTACGGCTGGAACGTTGTGAATCAACAGATTGATGCGCGTTGCCTGGACGGAGTCGATACGATTATTCATCTGGCGGGTGCGGACATCGCCGATGAGACCTGGACGCCCGCCCGCAAGCTGGAAATTAGCCGCAGCCGTACCGAATCGATCCGGCTCCTCTACCGATTGATGCGTGAACGACCTCATGCCGTCAAATCGGTTATCTCAGCCTCGGGCATCGCGTTCTACGGTGACCGATCCGATGAAATCCTAACCGAGCAAAGCCATCCATCGCCCGATTTTCTGGGGACGGTCTGCCAGGAATGGGAGTCGGCAGTTGGTGAAGGGAAAGCTCTGGGCCTGCGCGTGGTTATTTTTCGTACGGGAGTCGTCCTCACCAAAGAGGGTGGGGCGTTGGCGTCCTTAGTGCCAATGATCCAGTCGGGTTTTGGGGCAACAATCGGCAGCGGTCGCCAGTGGGTTCCCTGGATACACCTGCAGGATGTGGTGGGACTGTATGGCCTGGCGGTTCGGGACAGCTCGCTGGCTGGTGTATTCAACCAAACGGCTCCGGGTCTGCTCACCAATCGGCACTTTATGGAAGCCCTGGCCCGGCACTTTCACAAACGGCTGTGGATGCCTTCCATTCCGGCTTTCATGCTAAAATTAATGATGGGGGAACGCAGTGCTTTTGTCCTCAATAGTGCCAGGGCTGTCCCACCCGAACAGCTTCGACAAGAATATCGATATCTGTATCCTACCCTTGATCAAGCACTGAGCGATATTTATGCGTAA
- a CDS encoding IstB domain protein ATP-binding protein (PFAM: IstB domain protein ATP-binding protein~KEGG: tau:Tola_2684 IstB domain protein ATP-binding protein), with protein sequence MNNQATLDRLRDLKLVGMYQAFETLLRLPLHQQPPADELLAQLTEAEHEYRQHRRTQMAIRAARFRYQASLEELHYGPGRNLDKTLVLRLADCRFIDRAENIFLTGSTGCGKSYVASALGYQACQLGYRVGYHNLIRLIQRLQLAKADGSYQREMSRLERQHLLILDDWGLQPLDQNGRLALLQIMEDRHGKAATIITSQLPVSKWHEYIDDPTLADAILDRLTHKAHRMELKGESMRRKQSLAAEK encoded by the coding sequence ATGAATAACCAAGCGACACTTGACCGACTACGGGACCTTAAACTGGTGGGCATGTATCAGGCCTTCGAGACCCTGCTTCGCCTACCCCTTCACCAGCAACCGCCTGCCGACGAACTGCTGGCCCAGCTTACTGAAGCTGAACATGAGTACCGTCAACACCGACGCACCCAGATGGCCATCCGGGCGGCCCGCTTTCGCTATCAGGCCTCGCTGGAAGAGTTGCACTACGGCCCTGGCCGCAACCTGGATAAGACGCTGGTGCTTCGTTTGGCCGACTGCCGCTTCATCGATCGAGCCGAGAATATCTTCCTGACGGGATCAACTGGCTGCGGCAAAAGTTACGTGGCTTCGGCCCTGGGCTATCAGGCCTGTCAGCTGGGGTATCGGGTGGGTTATCACAATCTGATCCGGCTCATACAGCGACTGCAACTGGCTAAAGCCGACGGCTCCTACCAGCGGGAGATGAGTCGTCTGGAGCGGCAACACCTGCTCATTCTGGATGACTGGGGCTTACAACCCCTTGATCAGAATGGCCGATTGGCCCTGTTACAGATCATGGAGGACCGGCATGGCAAGGCCGCTACGATCATCACCTCGCAACTGCCGGTGAGTAAATGGCACGAATACATCGACGATCCTACCTTGGCCGATGCCATCCTGGACCGGCTAACTCACAAGGCTCATCGGATGGAGTTGAAGGGTGAATCGATGCGACGCAAGCAAAGTCTTGCGGCTGAGAAATAA
- a CDS encoding signal transduction histidine kinase, LytS (PFAM: histidine kinase internal region~KEGG: sdn:Sden_1210 histidine kinase internal region), with protein sequence MADQLKLTFYQKVQLAANVFVIYWPLRFYITLESFDWNRVGPFIVCIWLLEIPITIALFTGWLGLTEWVENNLFKWDKRLFRRDGKLATQLATLLIAGMLSVGFDWAFFGLLNQARTVFDKSDSPISSPRTNSTRPVVEQNGGRPEPKPGRRAITALTIMALLMAYYLAANRRGDNMVAQLQLKGEQLKREAYQAQFDALKNQVNPHFLFNSLSILSSLVDTSPKLSIQFINQLSKAYRYILEQRDSQRVQLKTELEFLEVYCFLLTIRFADKLKLINTVSAGEALQFQIAPLTLQLLLENAVKHNRMTPKQPLTVTLSIQDNYLVISNPIQLRLPDEIFKADSTGIGLTNITNRYRLLTEHPVRVTQSDTTFSVSIPLL encoded by the coding sequence ATGGCAGATCAGTTAAAACTAACCTTTTACCAAAAAGTCCAGTTAGCGGCTAATGTATTTGTCATTTACTGGCCACTCCGTTTTTATATTACCTTAGAATCCTTCGACTGGAATAGAGTAGGGCCTTTTATTGTGTGCATCTGGCTCCTTGAAATTCCCATTACCATCGCTCTTTTCACCGGCTGGCTGGGCCTGACGGAGTGGGTCGAAAACAACTTATTCAAGTGGGATAAACGACTGTTCCGGCGAGACGGCAAACTGGCTACCCAACTAGCCACGTTGTTGATTGCCGGTATGTTGTCGGTGGGCTTTGACTGGGCCTTCTTCGGCTTGCTTAACCAGGCCAGGACAGTCTTCGACAAGAGTGACAGTCCCATTTCTTCACCTAGAACGAATTCTACGCGCCCGGTAGTCGAGCAAAACGGCGGCAGACCCGAACCTAAACCAGGGCGAAGAGCAATCACTGCCTTAACGATCATGGCGTTGTTAATGGCCTATTATCTAGCGGCCAACCGGCGGGGCGATAACATGGTAGCTCAGTTACAGCTGAAGGGCGAGCAGTTAAAACGGGAAGCCTATCAGGCCCAGTTTGACGCCTTAAAAAATCAGGTCAATCCCCACTTCCTGTTTAATAGCCTGAGTATCCTTTCCTCACTGGTCGATACCAGTCCTAAACTGTCCATTCAGTTTATCAACCAGCTCTCAAAAGCCTACCGCTACATTCTGGAACAGCGGGATTCGCAGCGAGTCCAATTGAAAACGGAACTGGAATTTCTGGAGGTTTACTGTTTTCTGTTGACCATTCGGTTTGCCGATAAGCTCAAACTCATCAACACCGTTTCCGCCGGGGAAGCCCTCCAGTTTCAAATTGCCCCTTTAACCCTGCAACTGCTCCTGGAAAATGCCGTTAAGCATAACCGGATGACCCCTAAGCAGCCCCTGACCGTAACGCTGTCCATTCAGGACAATTACTTAGTCATCAGTAATCCAATTCAGTTACGCCTACCGGATGAAATCTTTAAGGCGGACTCCACCGGCATTGGACTCACCAATATTACCAATCGGTATCGATTACTCACCGAACATCCCGTACGGGTGACCCAATCGGATACTACTTTTAGCGTCAGTATACCCCTTTTGTAA
- a CDS encoding transposase IS116/IS110/IS902 family protein (PFAM: transposase IS116/IS110/IS902 family protein~KEGG: wol:WD0276 prophage LambdaW1, IS110 family transposase), with the protein METHYFVGIDVSKATLDWAVFNGKTIVLQTQSLNSVVAIKATIKVLKALPNFDLQRCICCLEHTGIYNALILDQLIAHQLPTWLEGSLQIKQAGGLQRGKSDSIDAQRIAEYAYRFRDRIRLWQPPRYVLQELLILSALRQRLLLIRQQLQVPVNEQAAFVSPKLQKQLTKHCQASLKAVNADLEKVNQQMDELIHQDEQLCELFKLITSIPGVGPAVATEVILATDEFKNFAEPKKLACHAGVAPFEHSSGTSVRGRSRVSQHARKRLKFLFHLAAMSAVRVKGELQIYYQRKVAEGKNKMSVLNAIRNKIIHRICAVVRRGEKYDNSYPLSLA; encoded by the coding sequence ATGGAAACACATTACTTTGTGGGCATTGATGTATCAAAAGCTACGCTCGATTGGGCGGTTTTTAATGGTAAAACGATAGTCTTACAAACTCAGTCACTTAACTCTGTGGTGGCTATCAAAGCGACCATCAAAGTGCTCAAGGCACTGCCTAACTTTGATCTTCAACGATGTATATGTTGTCTCGAACATACAGGAATCTACAATGCTCTTATTCTTGATCAACTGATAGCTCATCAACTACCAACTTGGTTAGAAGGCAGTCTTCAAATCAAACAGGCAGGTGGATTACAGCGTGGGAAAAGTGATAGCATTGATGCTCAGCGTATCGCCGAATATGCCTATCGTTTTCGTGATCGCATACGTTTGTGGCAACCACCCCGTTATGTGCTCCAAGAGTTACTCATACTCAGTGCTTTACGGCAGCGGTTGTTGTTGATTCGGCAACAGTTACAAGTACCGGTTAATGAACAAGCCGCTTTTGTCTCACCTAAACTTCAGAAGCAACTGACTAAACATTGCCAGGCATCCTTGAAGGCGGTCAATGCTGATCTGGAAAAAGTCAATCAGCAAATGGATGAACTAATCCACCAAGACGAACAGCTCTGTGAACTCTTTAAGCTCATTACTTCCATTCCTGGAGTTGGACCAGCTGTTGCCACAGAAGTCATTTTGGCTACGGACGAGTTTAAGAACTTTGCTGAGCCCAAAAAGTTAGCTTGTCACGCCGGGGTTGCTCCTTTTGAACATAGTTCTGGTACTAGTGTCCGAGGTCGAAGTCGTGTTAGTCAGCACGCTCGTAAACGGCTTAAGTTCTTGTTTCACCTGGCCGCTATGTCAGCTGTCCGCGTAAAAGGTGAGCTGCAAATCTATTATCAACGCAAAGTGGCTGAAGGTAAAAACAAGATGTCCGTTTTAAATGCTATCCGGAACAAGATTATACACCGAATTTGCGCCGTAGTTCGCCGTGGGGAAAAATATGACAATTCTTATCCCCTTTCCCTTGCATAG
- a CDS encoding metallophosphoesterase (PFAM: metallophosphoesterase~KEGG: bra:BRADO2137 phosphatase), with protein MQKHTTPVIKLNQPDDNYKFQSLPRPSGNYPYHLSADTILPLNEDKLIFHMVGDTGGKLNPSFQKKVALEMSRQVGYGLPASKCSQFLYHLGDVVYHFGEAAHYDQQFFSPYRDYPAPIFAIAGNHDSDVNPDSELPYQSLEAFHAVFCDTVSRTISFSSNSDWKSMIQPHIYWTLETPLANMIGLHSNVPKYGVIGKDQREWFIDELKAADRQRPDKAILVCLHHAPYSADVNHGSSLPMIRFLEDAFTESGVRPDIVFSGHVHNYQRFHKNYPDGTSLPFIVAGAGGFDELHELAQTDQKAYTTEHRLIKDVKLMNFCDTQHGFLKVTLERVDEGISLSGDYYTIPHQVEPQESAVLTDRFAYSFKRKL; from the coding sequence ATGCAGAAGCATACCACCCCGGTAATCAAATTGAATCAACCGGACGATAATTATAAATTCCAGTCGCTCCCCAGGCCTTCAGGAAACTATCCCTATCATTTGTCGGCGGATACTATCTTGCCGCTTAACGAAGATAAACTGATCTTCCATATGGTGGGCGATACCGGCGGCAAACTTAATCCTAGCTTTCAGAAGAAGGTAGCCCTCGAGATGAGCCGACAAGTCGGATATGGCTTACCAGCCAGTAAGTGTTCGCAGTTTCTTTACCACCTGGGAGACGTGGTATATCACTTTGGTGAAGCGGCACACTATGATCAACAGTTCTTCTCACCCTATCGGGACTATCCCGCCCCGATATTTGCCATTGCCGGCAACCATGATAGTGATGTGAATCCCGACAGCGAGCTACCTTATCAAAGCCTGGAGGCTTTCCACGCTGTTTTTTGTGATACGGTCTCCCGAACGATCAGCTTTAGCAGCAATTCAGACTGGAAGAGTATGATCCAGCCCCACATTTATTGGACCCTGGAGACGCCTTTGGCCAATATGATCGGCTTGCATAGTAATGTACCCAAGTATGGTGTCATTGGTAAAGACCAGCGGGAATGGTTTATTGACGAGTTGAAAGCCGCCGATCGCCAGCGACCAGACAAGGCAATCTTGGTTTGTCTGCACCATGCGCCTTATTCGGCCGATGTGAACCATGGTTCCAGCCTGCCTATGATCCGCTTTTTGGAGGACGCCTTTACAGAAAGTGGCGTACGACCGGATATCGTCTTTAGCGGACACGTGCACAACTATCAGCGGTTTCATAAAAACTATCCCGACGGAACTAGTTTGCCCTTTATTGTTGCCGGCGCAGGTGGCTTTGATGAACTGCATGAGCTTGCCCAAACGGATCAAAAGGCTTACACCACTGAGCATCGGCTGATAAAAGATGTCAAGCTGATGAATTTTTGCGATACCCAGCATGGCTTTCTCAAGGTCACCTTGGAGCGTGTCGATGAAGGCATCAGCCTGTCTGGAGACTATTACACGATTCCCCATCAGGTAGAGCCGCAAGAGTCTGCCGTGCTTACCGACCGATTTGCCTACAGTTTTAAAAGAAAGCTATAA
- a CDS encoding response regulator receiver protein (PFAM: response regulator receiver~SMART: response regulator receiver~KEGG: sdn:Sden_1209 LytTr DNA-binding region) encodes MNVVIVEDESLSAQRLGLLVSNYDPTIQVMAILGSVAEAVDWFSHQPKVSLPDLVFMDIHLEDGSAFGLIERVNLMLPIIFTTAYDTYAIQAFKANSIDYLLKPIDEAELAAAIDKFKWTQLTRPSIKHRDPKLATLVNWPNDPSSVAYKDPF; translated from the coding sequence ATGAATGTAGTCATCGTTGAAGACGAATCCCTCTCTGCCCAGCGACTGGGCCTGCTCGTAAGCAACTATGATCCGACCATTCAGGTGATGGCTATACTGGGCTCGGTAGCTGAAGCCGTGGACTGGTTCAGCCACCAGCCAAAAGTCAGCCTACCTGATTTGGTCTTCATGGATATTCATCTGGAAGACGGCAGTGCCTTTGGCTTGATTGAGCGAGTCAATCTCATGCTTCCCATCATCTTCACGACCGCCTACGATACCTACGCCATTCAGGCGTTCAAGGCCAACAGCATTGATTATTTATTAAAACCTATTGATGAGGCCGAGTTAGCGGCCGCCATTGATAAATTCAAATGGACGCAGTTAACCCGGCCATCCATCAAGCACAGAGATCCCAAACTGGCGACGCTGGTGAACTGGCCGAATGACCCGTCTTCGGTCGCCTATAAGGATCCTTTTTAA
- a CDS encoding major facilitator superfamily MFS_1 (PFAM: major facilitator superfamily MFS_1~KEGG: yen:YE1399 hypothetical protein) produces MHPTSEYNVASLKRSRLATQAIFLVCGFGISTWAPMVPYTRDRLGLTDAYIGLLLLCLGAGAIVMMPLTGWLIGKLGSRRVILGASLLMALSLPLLLVMPTPVRMALMLFIFGAGVGSVDVAMNAHGVQVQNLATKPIMSSLHGLFSVGGLCGPLAIGLSIKAGLLPLAAACLVSAFLLTIVLIAYRYLLEASVEKDTVRQLTDAAAAQTTGLVAWLNPAVLRLGFMCFAVFLSEGAVLDWSAIYLRDYRHVEDALTGVGYAFFSIAMAGMRLVGDRLVANVSRNVIVVGGCGLSVAGFLLIIATPWLATTLAGFVLVGLGAANIVPVFFSEAGSLKQVSPTVAISAITTLGYAGQLAGPALLGFIAQQTTLSVALGCTASLLALVGLSYFVKKNQPTHSQQDYA; encoded by the coding sequence ATGCACCCTACTTCCGAGTACAACGTGGCTTCCCTTAAGCGGAGTCGATTAGCGACCCAGGCGATTTTTCTGGTCTGTGGGTTTGGCATTTCTACCTGGGCACCGATGGTCCCCTATACCCGCGACCGGCTAGGGCTTACCGATGCCTATATCGGGCTGTTACTGCTCTGTCTGGGGGCGGGTGCCATTGTGATGATGCCCCTGACGGGTTGGCTCATCGGAAAACTCGGTTCCCGCCGGGTGATCCTGGGCGCTTCGCTGCTGATGGCCCTTAGCCTGCCCCTACTGCTGGTGATGCCAACACCGGTCAGGATGGCCCTGATGCTGTTTATCTTTGGGGCGGGAGTGGGCAGTGTCGACGTAGCGATGAACGCGCACGGGGTGCAGGTCCAGAACCTGGCGACCAAGCCCATCATGTCTTCGCTACACGGGCTGTTCAGCGTGGGCGGGCTTTGTGGGCCGCTGGCGATTGGCCTGTCCATCAAAGCAGGCCTGCTTCCACTGGCAGCCGCCTGCCTGGTGTCGGCCTTCCTGCTGACGATTGTGCTGATCGCGTATCGCTATCTGTTGGAGGCAAGCGTTGAAAAAGACACGGTCCGTCAGTTGACCGATGCGGCAGCCGCCCAAACGACCGGTCTGGTGGCCTGGCTAAACCCCGCTGTGTTGCGGCTTGGCTTTATGTGCTTTGCCGTCTTTCTCTCGGAAGGGGCAGTGCTGGACTGGAGTGCAATCTATCTGCGGGATTACCGACATGTGGAAGACGCCCTGACCGGCGTTGGGTATGCTTTCTTTTCGATTGCGATGGCGGGAATGCGGCTGGTTGGGGATAGGCTTGTCGCCAACGTAAGCCGTAACGTGATCGTGGTGGGCGGTTGCGGGCTTAGTGTAGCCGGCTTTTTACTGATCATCGCTACCCCCTGGCTAGCCACCACGTTGGCGGGTTTTGTCCTGGTCGGACTCGGAGCCGCCAACATCGTTCCGGTTTTCTTTAGCGAAGCAGGAAGTCTGAAACAGGTTTCGCCCACGGTCGCCATTTCCGCTATCACTACCCTGGGCTATGCGGGCCAGCTGGCAGGACCGGCTTTGCTGGGTTTTATCGCCCAGCAGACCACGTTATCGGTGGCTTTGGGGTGTACGGCCAGTTTGTTAGCTTTGGTGGGCCTTAGCTATTTTGTAAAGAAAAATCAACCGACTCATTCTCAACAGGATTATGCTTAA
- a CDS encoding Integrase catalytic region (PFAM: Integrase catalytic region~KEGG: mrd:Mrad2831_6485 integrase catalytic region) has translation MKQTQLLDDIRQVHAESQARYGSPRIADELRERGIEASRNRVARLMHKAAIRSIMYKKYRVQTTDSSHDYPVAKNLLNREFTANRPGQKWVSDITYIPTHEGWLYLTTVLDLADRKVIGWALSDNLKAIDTSIAAWRMALKNRQIEGELLFHSDRGVQYACTEFREQLKRLPVVQSMSRKGNCWDNAVAESFFKTFKSELVNHTDFPTRSVARLATFEYIEGWYNRRRKHSSLNYQTPAQQESYFYTSSMAA, from the coding sequence TTGAAACAAACTCAGTTGCTGGACGATATTAGGCAGGTACACGCCGAAAGTCAGGCTCGATACGGCAGCCCTCGGATTGCCGATGAGTTACGAGAGCGGGGCATTGAAGCATCGCGTAATCGGGTTGCCCGTTTGATGCACAAGGCAGCTATCCGTAGTATCATGTATAAAAAGTATCGTGTTCAGACAACCGATTCATCGCATGATTATCCAGTAGCTAAAAATCTGTTGAACAGAGAGTTTACGGCTAATAGGCCAGGCCAGAAATGGGTGTCTGATATTACTTATATTCCCACTCACGAAGGCTGGCTATACCTGACAACCGTACTTGATTTAGCCGATCGAAAGGTGATCGGCTGGGCACTGAGCGATAACTTGAAAGCCATCGATACGAGCATAGCTGCGTGGCGTATGGCCCTTAAGAACAGACAAATAGAAGGCGAACTGCTCTTTCATTCAGATCGTGGCGTCCAGTACGCTTGTACTGAATTTAGAGAGCAGTTAAAGCGACTGCCAGTCGTACAGAGTATGAGCCGTAAAGGCAACTGCTGGGACAATGCCGTGGCGGAAAGCTTTTTCAAGACGTTTAAAAGTGAACTGGTGAACCATACTGATTTTCCGACTCGGAGTGTAGCGCGGTTGGCTACATTTGAGTACATAGAGGGTTGGTATAATCGTCGGAGGAAACATTCAAGTCTAAATTATCAGACCCCCGCTCAACAAGAATCATATTTTTACACTTCCTCAATGGCCGCTTAA
- a CDS encoding Glyoxalase/bleomycin resistance protein/dioxygenase (PFAM: Glyoxalase/bleomycin resistance protein/dioxygenase~KEGG: ara:Arad_4048 hypothetical protein): MKPDHCGFQVKNMDEAIRFYTQKLGFQLDHRAINQEEQEEYAFVSLGTARLELIQDLVNEYVIPPIRKPFCPHYCLEVVDMAAALADLRAQGIAIVKGPLVIEQEETWVYFSDPDHNILEYIQWFNKK, encoded by the coding sequence ATGAAGCCAGACCACTGTGGATTTCAGGTCAAGAATATGGATGAAGCCATTCGCTTTTATACCCAGAAGTTAGGCTTTCAGCTCGATCACCGAGCCATCAATCAAGAGGAACAGGAAGAATATGCGTTTGTCTCGCTGGGTACCGCCCGTCTGGAGCTAATTCAAGATTTAGTCAATGAGTACGTCATTCCACCGATCAGAAAGCCCTTCTGTCCTCATTACTGTCTGGAAGTGGTGGATATGGCGGCTGCTTTAGCCGATTTACGAGCCCAGGGCATTGCCATTGTAAAAGGGCCGTTGGTTATCGAGCAGGAGGAAACCTGGGTTTATTTTAGTGATCCTGATCACAATATATTGGAGTACATTCAATGGTTTAACAAAAAATAA
- a CDS encoding Glyoxalase/bleomycin resistance protein/dioxygenase (PFAM: Glyoxalase/bleomycin resistance protein/dioxygenase~KEGG: fph:Fphi_0487 glyoxalase family protein), protein MKIDHIALWVRDLELMKAFYERYFGGKATEQYHNPTNQFSSYFLSFADGCRLELMHRPGIVDAPNGYEQPALGLIHLAVSVGDKSAVDQLTDQLQRDGYAVVGQPRTTGDGYYESVVLDPEGNLLELTT, encoded by the coding sequence ATGAAAATAGACCATATAGCCCTGTGGGTCCGTGATCTGGAGCTTATGAAAGCCTTTTATGAACGCTACTTCGGCGGGAAGGCTACTGAGCAGTATCACAATCCCACCAACCAGTTTTCTTCCTACTTTCTTTCGTTTGCGGATGGCTGTCGGCTCGAACTGATGCACCGCCCCGGCATTGTAGATGCACCCAATGGCTACGAGCAGCCGGCCCTGGGGCTTATTCATCTGGCGGTTTCAGTGGGTGACAAATCAGCGGTGGACCAGCTAACGGATCAGTTACAGCGCGACGGTTACGCGGTCGTAGGTCAGCCCAGAACAACGGGCGATGGGTATTATGAGAGCGTGGTGCTCGACCCGGAAGGCAACCTGCTTGAACTAACCACTTAA
- a CDS encoding transcriptional regulator, DeoR family (PFAM: regulatory protein DeoR~SMART: regulatory protein DeoR~KEGG: kpn:KPN_01372 DeoR transcriptional regulator) encodes MLKEVRFGFILDKVSTLNQVGLQELALDLGVSEDTVRRDIDVLSRRGLLQKVRGGAISPAVNPLSFQDRQDCFTDGKRRIGLKVQELLLTAQTVFMDGGTTMVAVASCIPLTAPLRIITNNMALLPVLGHHESVELIVLGGQYNPVTKTNMGHQTCQQALNYQADLFLMGACSIDSQMGVTASMAAEGEIKKVMFDASRQVAVLSNQEKLGTVDFFNVTRLADIDWLITDLNRDDNRLDAYRLTGLNIL; translated from the coding sequence ATGCTTAAAGAAGTGCGTTTTGGCTTCATACTGGATAAAGTCAGTACCTTGAACCAGGTAGGCCTTCAGGAATTAGCCCTCGATTTAGGCGTTTCGGAAGATACCGTCCGGCGTGATATCGACGTATTGAGTCGGCGGGGGCTGCTGCAGAAAGTACGGGGAGGTGCCATTAGCCCCGCTGTTAACCCGCTCTCGTTTCAGGATCGCCAGGATTGCTTTACCGATGGCAAGCGTCGAATCGGCTTAAAGGTCCAGGAGTTGCTGTTGACTGCGCAGACCGTCTTTATGGATGGGGGAACAACGATGGTCGCCGTTGCCTCTTGTATCCCGCTGACAGCTCCGCTGCGGATCATCACCAACAATATGGCTTTACTACCCGTTTTGGGCCATCACGAGTCGGTCGAACTGATCGTGCTGGGTGGCCAATACAATCCCGTTACTAAAACCAACATGGGCCACCAAACCTGTCAACAGGCGCTGAATTATCAGGCCGATTTGTTTCTAATGGGAGCCTGCTCCATCGATAGCCAGATGGGGGTAACGGCATCCATGGCAGCCGAAGGGGAAATTAAAAAGGTTATGTTCGATGCCTCACGCCAGGTGGCCGTGCTGAGTAACCAGGAAAAGCTGGGTACGGTTGATTTTTTCAACGTAACCCGGCTGGCGGACATTGATTGGTTGATTACGGACTTGAACCGCGACGACAACCGACTGGATGCTTACCGGCTTACGGGGTTGAACATCCTGTAA